A stretch of DNA from Fusobacterium mortiferum ATCC 9817:
GATTCAAAGTCTGTAACTTTACTTTTACCTAAACACTCCATAGCCTCTTTTCTATTTGGTGTCATAGATGTAGCTCCTATATAGTTCATTGCATTTTTAGGTTTAGGGTCAACAGTAACTATTTTATTTTTTTCTCTACAAATTTTTACAATCTCCTTAGCTACTCTTGGAGTAAGTACTCCCTTATCATAGTCAGAAAGGATAATTGCATCTAGTGAATCAATTTTAGAATTGAAATTTTCTAATAGTAAATCTTCTAATTCTTTAGAAATAGGCTCAGCTTTTTCCCAATCTATTCTAAGTAGTTGTTGGTTTCCAGCTAATATTCTTCTTTTTACAATAGTAGGTATATCTTTAGTTCTAATAATTCCTGTACTATCTATTCCTTTTTCATTGAAAGTTCTAAGTAATCTATCTCCATTGTCATCAGCACCAATTACACCAAAACATATAGTTTGGGCACCAAGAACAGAAAGGTTATTGACAACGTTAGCAGCTCCTCCTAATACAAATCTTTCCTCTTTTACATTTACAACAGGAACAGGAGCCTCTGGAGATATTCTATCAACTACACCAATAATATAGTCATCTAACATTAAGTCTCCAACCACTCCTATCTTTATATTTTTAAAACTTTCTAATATTTTTGGTAAATCTAATCTGTTTTTCATACTATTCCTCTTTTCTTAATAAATTTTTCTATTTATTATTTCCTTTGCCCTTTGATGTATTTCATCTCTTTCAAAGGAATCATTTTCATTATTTACAATATTGACTTTCATCTTTACATAGATATCACTAATTTCATGGCTAATATTCTGATTTTTAAAGAAAAAATTAATCATAGGTAGAGTTCCAAAATAAGGAATTTTACTATCTAAATTATGTACAGTAGCTTTTTTTAATCCACCTATAAATATAGTTTCTCCATTTTTAATCTTAATTGTAGTTTCAATACTTCTTCCAACTTTTGAACCACCTTCAGAGTTATATGTACCACTTTCCTCTGATTCATCTTTATTGACTTTTAATTTGAAATTACTAATCTCTATTAAAACTTTTAAAATTACCCAACCATCTTTTCTAATGGTAGGAGTTGCTTTTAAAATTATTCCAGCCTCTCTAAATATTGGAGTAGTAATAACTTTATTAGTATCTTCATCTTCTTCTCTTTGCTCTCCTACTATTACCTCTTCAGCAACTTTAAAACTTCCCTCTTCCCCATCTAAAACAAGTATAGATGGTCTAGAACTTACTACTAAATCTTGAGTAGATTCCAAAAGATTGATTCCAAGATTGAGAATATCATTTCCACTATTAAATTGTTTAGAGATTGCAATAGATGAAGAGTAGATACTTCCAATTCCAGAAATACTACTATTTCCAAGTAATGACATACTCCAACTATTGTTTCCTTCTGTGTTGCCACTGTTATCATATATCCAATTAAAACCTAAAGTTTCAAAGAGATTGTCAGTAACATCTAAAATTTGAGCATCTATTCTAATCTGCTCTACATCTTTATCTAATTCCTGTAT
This window harbors:
- the rfaE1 gene encoding D-glycero-beta-D-manno-heptose-7-phosphate kinase, whose protein sequence is MKNRLDLPKILESFKNIKIGVVGDLMLDDYIIGVVDRISPEAPVPVVNVKEERFVLGGAANVVNNLSVLGAQTICFGVIGADDNGDRLLRTFNEKGIDSTGIIRTKDIPTIVKRRILAGNQQLLRIDWEKAEPISKELEDLLLENFNSKIDSLDAIILSDYDKGVLTPRVAKEIVKICREKNKIVTVDPKPKNAMNYIGATSMTPNRKEAMECLGKSKVTDFESLGKELKEKLQLDNLLLTRSEEGMSLFLDKVINIPTFAKEVYDVTGAGDTVISVFTLASAAGVDWHESAKIANTAAGVVVGKMGTSTVTKEEILEFYNQIYERWECHNA
- a CDS encoding general secretion pathway protein GspD, whose product is MRKRNLILLIIFFICYNSYGQFNHPNLKTKITYELNLQDITLGETLNIISQENNIAIIPSDDIKNISVDMYFPSDILLEDILNTFIKLYNLKLSKSGDIFILSKRGENNNYIFSGRIQSEGSGKGLEGVKITLINSFSQPTLSSYDGNFILEDIDPAVYIVQFEKEGYSTITDIIDLSEKNIFLNISMKRENSFNSSKNISKQTSNRNIINGEEIVTENIYLYNNSCEDIKKLLSETFGNSLKISSLPKKNILVLSGKENIINSSKSLIQELDKDVEQIRIDAQILDVTDNLFETLGFNWIYDNSGNTEGNNSWSMSLLGNSSISGIGSIYSSSIAISKQFNSGNDILNLGINLLESTQDLVVSSRPSILVLDGEEGSFKVAEEVIVGEQREEDEDTNKVITTPIFREAGIILKATPTIRKDGWVILKVLIEISNFKLKVNKDESEESGTYNSEGGSKVGRSIETTIKIKNGETIFIGGLKKATVHNLDSKIPYFGTLPMINFFFKNQNISHEISDIYVKMKVNIVNNENDSFERDEIHQRAKEIINRKIY